The genomic stretch ACGTAGCTTCAGTAGATGATGTACAAGGGTCAGCAGTTTGTAGAGTTGGATCATTCACTACTATAGTAACATTAAAGTAAAAGTTCACTGGAAATATATGTGATATTATTagaatttgaatatattttatagttcAACATATTATCTACACACCAcgtgatttaaaaacacacgcacacacacacatcatactaCATTTGACAGTGTATTTTGTATAagtaaaagctaaaataaataaaactcctTAACAgctaaatagtttattaagaatgacttAGGGTTAGTACTTAATTAATGGGTTAGTGTTAGGAGTTCGGGGTAAGGTATTAATTAATTAGTCTTTgtttaagtgtagttattatagtgTTGTACGTGTCACCCATATTTTCTCATGTTGTTAATGGAAATATAGAGAGAACCATTAGCATGCAGAACAAATGTAATACATAAAactcattttacaaaaaaagaaaaaaaagaaaaaatcctaGAACATTTTATTCCATGCTGCCATAATAAAACCGTTAGCCCTGAGTAGAGCTATGGAGCTGCTGCAGTGTGTGTGGTGGCTCTGTGCAGCTGTGAAAGGCGCTTATGTGtctgggagagagaagggaaagaggaggagataaaACTGAGCAGGGCGACTGAACTGgggctaaaaaaacaacaggaaactCAGACCCAGTCCAATGTTGTTTCTGCTCAAGCCTTCGGAGGAACAGCACTGCCACGTCCTATACTACCAAACTACCATCAAAAGATCATGATCACAACTATCTCCAAGTAAAGCTGGCACCGTGACGTCACTTTTGAAGACAGATTGGGAGCGGATGAAAGCTTTTCGGGAGTCCAATGCTGAAGTTTCCAATTCTTACGACAGATTCATTTTAACATATGGATCCGTGGAAGGGATATACAGGTTTTTGCCGTTGGGAGCGCTAAGAGAAGACACATGAGGAATAAAGCATCCAAGCAGAAGTCTAAGAAGAAGGCTATTGACAATGTGTTCGGCTGTGACTTGATCGAGCATCTACAAAGCACAGGACAAGATGGTAAAGATTTTGGAGACTAAGAAATATATGTTAGATCCTGAAAAACTACGTAGACAAACCAGTTTAGAAGAACATACAACAGCTCATTCAAAGTTGAtcgttatatgtgtgtatattggGTTCAacataaagaagaagaaagtcCAGTGGAAATGCTTGTAGTGCATAGAAATACATGTGTTTTAGCTTACGCACGCTCATTCATTCTCCTAGTGGCAGGATTAAAAGTTCATGTATCTCTGGGTGGGGCTCGCTCACTTTTTAAATCAGTATATTGACTACTATGTATTAGTGACAGAAGACTGGGCGGCGACTATGGATGAAAAGAAGTTGTGCAAAAgtatgaccaaaaaaaaaaaaaaaaagactgatttCAAATGAGACCCTCTAAAGCGTACAATAGCTGGTACCTTTTTAACGTTGACAGCATTTcctgaaaacaataaaataacaatgtGCAGTGACAGGCTGAATGAATAGGGTTGAAAATAACTTAAGGAAGAGGCCGCTGGACCTGGTGGAcatgaggcagagagagaggcagggcgACTGGGACAGGAAGTCAGGGAGGAGGTGTCCCATTGTGCTCCAGTGCGGTGGATGTCCAGCAGACATGCAGTCCCTTCACCACTGATACTGATATGCAGTATCTATAAAACACATACAGATGAGACAATAGAACCTCAGCCTTGGCTATCAGAGACAAAACTAGATATTAATTTGATATAAACTGCTACGTACCAAGTATGAAAGCTATatcttattttgcattttattttacatttttgttttgtataaaaaacaaagaacCACAAATTGTATGACAAACTGTATACAACTCTAAGATATATGTGCAGGTATGTTTTCTATATacttatttttctcttttttgcagTTAGAACATCTCCACACGTTTTGTCTGAACACAGGAAAATGTCCTTTATTTCTGTAATTAAGAACATTCAGTTAATACATAGAATTGTCAAAGTTTTCTGACAGTCTTTCCTACAACAACAAATGGAAACCTTTGCTGATGacatgttattgttattgtcaaaTCTATTATACCATTTTCCAAATATATCTGTGTGTAGATTTAAGTGGTTCTACTGTAGTGGTTTGCCAATTAAAAAACCCTTACTATGTTATCTGCTTAATAGGGACGCTCAAAGTATTATACTATTAACACCCGCTGACATTCTCTGATCTAAGCAGTTTTATGATAAATATGGCCTTACATTGAACCTGAGTTCCTAATGCTTCAACACATTCGCTGATGTTAAAACAAACAACTCTATTCTCTCATTTATAGGAATGCAAATAAAGCCAGACAAGAGGAGAGTTCTTGTAAAGTCAGCCACTGAGAAGTAGCTGCAACCTCTCCATTCACCATCATGAACTCACAAACAGCTTCTATCTGTCCCACATTGTTCACTTTGTACAGAGCAGCAGTCCATCTCAGTTCAAACAACAAACAGAGACAGTAAAAGTCGTCTCTGGGACTGCTCATTGGGGTTAGACCACAGGCACGTCACCAAAACTCTTAATTAAACCTAATTCACGAGAATGTCAGCGCTGTAGATTCCCTGCAGTTATTATGGAGAAATTACACTGGCTTTAAATGACTTGCTTAGGTTTTGAAAATGATCCCTTTTACTGTTGTATGTGGATTTACAGTCTACAGTAAATTAGTCTCCAACTACATGCAGCTTATTTAAAAAGGAGTTAACAGCTATTGTGCATGTGTTATAGCAATTTGTCTTCTATATGAGTCAGCTATACTTGAGAATGTTTCAAGAGAAGGAAtaaacaatctttttttttcttttgaggaaaaaatatgtatacaGCACCTGataaaacattcattcatttagcAAAAGTAAGAATTACCAGGTGAGAGCGGCTAGTTTAGAGGTTAAATGCTTTCTATTGAGCTACAAACCCCAAACTATTTCAACATGGTAATGAAATGAACATAGCTGCATTAAAGTGACAATCTGAAGTCATTTAGGTTTCAAGATCTCTATGACATCACCATGACACCCATTGTCTGTGTCAGCATTGTTTTCACTGTCAGTGATTCACACTTTCAACATCCTCCTGCCTTCCCATATTTAGTAATACATGATCATTACTTTGGGGGCTAGAATGAGGAAGCTGTGGCCAGACCAGAATCAGTGTGTAAATCACTTGCTGAATCTAAACAAACTTGAGTGCTAAATCAGATATATGGAGGGGGGCTGTTGTGTGGCCAGTGGTTAAGATTTCAAAAGCACTTTTCTATTAGAGGAAATGTCGTAAGTAATACCGGCTACAAGAACTGGGTGTGTCAGCCTTcctctgaaacaaacaaaccattTTTAACTTCCTGCCAATGTCCACCTACAATCACGGGCCCTCAGGAATAGAGAGCAAGACAACCTCATAGACGCAAAGTACAATTACATGTGCAATAGTTTCCTAATTGTGCAAAGGAGAACTGAAGGCTGGCCAAAGAAATGAAAACCTCATCTGTTGAATAGTTATATTTGCTACAGTAttaatgtgtttgtatttgCCTTTAGTTCCTCAAGTCCTGAAGAAGTGTGCAGAGTTCATAGAGAAACATGGCATTGTGGATGGGATCTACAGACTGTCAGGCATCACATCAAACATCCAGCGTCTCAGGTAAAATCCAGGAGCATGTCACTTATTGCACTGCTAGTATCACAATTACAATGAAAAAGAAATAATCAATAGTTACACAAAAACTGTTGCACTGTTATTTCTGTTATAAATGAAGTTGTGACCTCCACATATTATGCGGTGTGGATGTCATCAGAATGGGCTGACTTTCTCACTTGCATTTTTCAAGCTTAACAGCTTAACTGGATAGGTACCTCCTACATCTCTAATAATTCCAGGAATGAACCAAACAGCTAGACCTTCCCATGGTCGCAGATTGCATTTAATGTGTATCTCACACCGCAATCACAAAATTCAGGTGTATTGCTTATTAAACAAAAGCAAATACTATAGGTAACAACTTTtgaatggcccatattacactattttctatttctattttctggagttgtgttttgtttcattcacacatgtttaacacacaaatcctgcatatttagttttagttctaCTCACAAACAGAACGCACTCTCcgcgttgtgatgtcatgtggtaaaacaggaagtgctccactgtgtttttaaactccatgcaccttcactagaatcatttggatcatttcaacacTGGGATtcccagtctctactgaacaaaaggtaaaaggagctgttattttgaaaactacaggtggaacagaggattttgagctttggagatgtagacagagtaatgagggttactcagacatgtgtgaatgaaacaaaacacaactctgcttatgtttttgatgaggtaacattctaacatgacttattCTTCAAATTTAACTTCAGTGTTTTCTAAATGACTAATAGCTCTAATGTCTGGTGATTTAGTTTGGATTCTGTATGGTTAATGACAGATTGAACAataattttccattttttttctttaataagcCAATGTTTGTGGTTTGATGTATTAAATCGGCAAATCTTTGAtgcttctgtgtgtgtttgtgtggataTAGGCAGGAATTCTGCTCGGAGGCTTGCCCTGACCTTACTAAGGAAGTGTACCTCCAGGACATCCACTGTGTGGGCTCCTTATGTAAGCTGTACTTCAGGGAGCTTCCCAATCCTCTGCTCACATATGAGCTTTACACCAAATTCACCGTGAGTATCCAAATCATATAGTAAATTTATTACATCCATGCACTGTAACAATATGAGGTCTGTGGATGCAGTGCATAAGAAAATATTTCTTTTGTAACTTGTACTGAGCTTCAATAAATTTGGACTTAATACATTGGCCTGGTTTCATAGTGTACCTGCAGATGTGAAAGGGCCCACAGAGGGAGAGCAACAGGAATGCTCCACTGTGGAGCGCTCTGTTTACTTACCCGGGTCATTTGCATATCTGGGCATTTATACAGTATTTCTCATGCTACTCGTGCCTGCCTCCTGCCTGAGAACAGTACTGCAGTGTTGGAGGAAACGACAGGCAGTGCTAAGGAGTAAACAGAAGAGAGAGCTGATAAAACTATTTGCCTCGTATCTCTTCCATCCCTAAAGGTTGACTGTGTACAGATGAAAGTCGAATCAATACGGTATATTCTGATGAAAATCAAATGTGATGTGACGTATGCTTTTACATGCTAACTTTATATGGGTTATTGGTCCCAacgtttaatgtttaaaatgtatgtggGTGTATTTGTCACAGGAAGCGGTTTCAGTCCCGGGGGATCATGAAAAACTTGCCGGCATCCAGATGGTCATCAAAGAACTGCCACATGCTCATTTCAGGTACACTTCACATATTACAGTTTACATGTGTCACTATTAACATGTAGTGCCTTTGTAAAGATTTTGTTAAGACTATGATATAAAGAAGAACTGTGACTGATCTACAGAACCCTGGAGTACCTTACCAAGCACCTGACCCGCCTCGCCACCTTAAGCTCAAAGACGAACATGCACACAAGAAACCTGGCTTTAGTGTGGGCCCCCAACCTGCTCAGGTAAAAACGAATATCTCGCTGATCTCTACTGAAACATACAGTGTTATGTCCAAGTTTAGTGACTGACCAAACCTCTCATAATTGTGTATAATTTAGGTCAAAAGATATTGAGGTTTCTTCTGGTAATGGGGACATGGCATTCCAAGAAGTCAGAGTTCAACAGTCAGTCATTGAATTCATCCTTAACCACACAGAGCAGATCTTCAACGGTGTTTCTCTCCAAATGAAACCCAAAGAAGGTAAAGTTCATAACATTATACCATCTGTAACTTATACAATTATGGAAAAGATCATCAATATAAATGAATATTCTCTAGGTTTAATGTGTGGGGAGAAGTATGCCACTCTGCCCATCAGTGGAACCTCAGGACCCATGAAACTGATGAGTCTGGAGGAGGCCCAGGCGCGATCCTTAAGTCCAAACCACCCTGTGCACAAAGAGCGTCAGAGAGAAAACAGCCTGCCAGACCCCACCACTGCCCAGCTCTACCACACTGTCATCGACCTAGACAGCAAGTATGGGCATGAGACATTTGTGTAGTTCATTTTGTATTCCACATTAGATGTTTAACATGTACCATTTCGCTCTTCAGGAGGAAATACTCAGGAAAATCAAAAAAGTGGAAATCCATTTTTAATTTGGGAAGATCTGTGGAATCGAAGGGAAAACTGAGCCGCAATGGCAGTGTGTTCATCAGAGCACAAGGGATCACAGGTAAGAACATGATAATATCACTGCTCTCATGTATGTCACAAACATCAAGGCTCTAGTGGTGCAATGATAAAGATCTTCTGTCATACACATAAGTATTTGTAtagtttattaaaaacataagaCATGTTTCGAACCCAGTGAAAATGCCATTATACATATAATCTAAATACGATATAATTAAAATAGCCATTATTCTAATTACAGAAAAGGCAAAAGGCAGAAAATCCAGAAGTATGGAGTCGCTGTGCTCTTTACCAACAGGTAAAACAAATTTGAGATACATTTATATCTTAAGTCTTTCAAACATATGATTCACATCTGCTCTATTATGACCAGAGGATGACAGAGCTGGAGGCCGTGTGCCTGTTGGACCAGGCAGCCTTTTTGCTCCAGATGTTAAGTCTCGGACTCTGGGCTCAGATTCTCTGTTTGACCTGAGCGAAGATGAACCCACCTGGGAGATTAAAGGGATCAGAGCCAGTGGAGCCACAGCAGGATGGAACACTCACATAGACCAGGACAGCCCACTAGGGACTTCACTGCCTGCACAGAGGACACTGCCAGAGCAGCTCAAGGTGTTCAAAGGAGAGGACATGAGAGGGTTCAAACCCACATCTCCTAAAAGCAGGAGGACGCTGTACTCCTcccacagctcctcctcacGGCCCTCGTTCCCTGGGAGCTTTTTCCCTTTGGAATCCTCTCCACGGCACCAGCGAAGGGCCCTCAACATCTCTGAACCTTTCGCTGTGTCCGTGCCTCTGCGCGTTTCTGCTGTCATCAGCTCCAACAGCACTCCCTGCAGGACTCTGGCCAAAAAGATCCCTGAGCCGAGCATCAGCGGAAAGAGCAGCACTGTCACACCACAAGAATCCAAGAGGCAGGAAGAGACGGAGAAGATCAACAGAGAAGAGGGCAGCTCCATCCAGTCAGAGGGTCAGCACTGTAAAACTAATAACCTTCTAACACTGCAGCAAAAACTAATGAAGCCTTTTTGTTACTCAGATTCAAGAAATGATGGATCGCATCGGAGTCAAAGAAGTGAATCTGAAGACTCCTTCAGTGGGAGTGCAGGGCAGAGGGCGCCCTCTTGTGGAGAAGATCTGCATATTCAATCTACTCCTAAAAAACTGGTAAAAAACTGgctatgttttatgtttacatgcacaccaaaactCAGATATTCATCCGATTGCCTAAAGTCATCAGGTTATTGAAATATCACATGAATGTTACACCTGATGAGAGTAATCAGATTTTTGAGTGTTtacacctgtgcaggttttgacaagaaaattgtgtaaaaaaaaaggtcagaatagtgtggcaaagacaaaaaagaaacagaaaagaaaatagaaagaTTGGAaccaatattttaaaataaatttgattTAGTCCTCCAAGTGGATTAGGCAATCGAGGACACACGGCCCAcctgtatcagaaaaaaataaaggaaaagaaTATCACAGGGGcctgaaaaacattgcggatttctgcagaatcaattggtgaagcaccaaactctgttaatctgaggtgagatacaatgagctcctttgtttcacatgtgtcacagaaaaaaaacggATCTGAGTGCACGATCACATTTGAGCAGGCatgagacgcaacagaggacatggggaccaggctgatatcaatctgtatgcagagagatatcattctggatttgccagtcaatccaaatacaacagttactctgacattacaacacaacaacagttactCTTGATTAGCTGGTATATGTCACCAGATTcctttgtgcatgtaaacacacacaaaaaatctgatCTAACTATTCTGATTATTCACATTTTCTGATTTTTCCTGGTCATGTAAATATACCCAGTAATGCCTGTGTATTAATATACAAGGTGTAAGGTACAAATAACAGCACACAGATGCTCTGATCTGAACTTATTCTTTTTACAGGAAATTGTATCTTCTGTTGGGAAAGGAGTTTTGGCTGACATCACTCCAGAGCTAAAGATAAGTGAACCAGAAATCAAGCTACTGGATGAAACTTTTAAGCCTGTTTTTGGGACACAGAAGTCATTTGATTGTTTGAAACTGACCCCTGATGTCAAGTCCAAACGCAGCCAAAGCTCTCCATCTCTGACGCTTTTATGTAAAGAAATGTCTTCACTGTCAGCACTGAACCATCAGAAGACCGGATCAGAATCGGCCAAGAAACAGCCCTCGGAATCGgatctattgttttctttgcgTAAAGACTTTGATGTAGTTGTAGGTGGTAGCACAGAAAACATACAGCAATCTAAAATTAATAATGGAACAGAGAAACCCAATCAACCACCTCCAAAGATAACAGCTGTAAACAATAGCGTAACAGAAAACCCACCTCCTTTATGTCAAGATGATATTACAAATCACAAATCTTTGGAAATACCTGCAGTGCCTCCTCCCAAAAACAACAGTCTATCACAAGAGTCACTGAGGAAAAACCTTGTTCTTGAACTTGATAGTGTGCCAAGACTTTCTGTATGtgtggaagagaggaggagtatTTTGGAGTTGGAGGATGAAGATGGACATACAGAAGAGCTGGATCTGGTGGAGCCTTGGGATGATCTGAACTCAGCCCAACAATGGGTGACCAGTCCACTGCACTCCCCAGATGTCGAGGAGCTGTTCAAACAACTGTCAACAACGTCCTGGTCAGAGGGGGTCGCTAAAGTCTCAGAGGAAAGCAATAGTTCATCAGTACAATCAGACATCAACAAATTCTCCACAAAACCCATTCTGACAAAGAGCTTCTCTGGGAATATTCCTCCAGCCACTAAACCAGAGGCTAAATGGATGTATGTGCCCACACCTATAGGTAACACAGCACAAGCTCACAAGTCTCACTGcttaaataaacacaagaatACAGCATCATGTCAAAGGTTTCACAGGCAAATGTCTCATGATGCTGCTGCTTTGGACAAAAAAGAGGAAAACACTACTTCACGACACAGACCTTACTCACTTAATCTAGATTTGAGACATCGCTGCATCAGGGACATTTCAAACCAGCAAAACCTTGGTTCATCAGAGTTTTGCCCAAAGGGGATACAGCCAGGGATTGTACATAACTGCTTATCTGAGCTGGATTTATTTCTGAACGATAACGAGGCACCATTGCGCAGAAACTCGGCTCCTGTCAGCGTGTCCTCAGTGCGCACAGCCTTCATGATAAAAacctgtcaggccaaagctgtaCCCGTGGTCCCTCCCAAAGTGCAGTACAGCCAGATACCTCACTCCAGACTTGAGAAAGACACAGTGAATGAAGAAGATAAGGAATGTGCAAAAGAGAAAAGCAATGCACTGCCTCCACCTGTCATGTCCGAACTCAAAGAGGAACTGGAAAACAAAGAGCCTAAGCCTGTCAAAGCTGCTCATGTGGAAAAGACAGTGGAGCCCGCAGTGGAGTTACCGGTCATTAGGCGGCGAAACGCACCCAGTCTGGAGGTGTTTGTGGACGCTCCTCGACCAAACAAGTCCAACCTTTTACAGCGATCCTCCTTTAGGAACAGACAGAGACCTCAAAGTCTGATCCTGCTGAGCCCTCCGTTCCCCATCATGGACTACCCCTCTTCTGGTGATGACGGGAAACTCTCCTCCATCAAAAGTCTCAATGACACCTCAGCCGAGAGCTACAGGGCGACCGAACAAGTGCAAAACAAAATGACTATTCCAAAAAGTGGACAGAGACTAGAGACCTCAACCAGCTGCTTCTACCAACCACAGAGGAGGTCCATGATCTTTGACAGCAGGAGTCATAGGCAGATTGAGTAACTGCACAATTACATCGTAAACAATTTGTATCAGGAAAAACTGGCGCATTGGGAGGAGCTGCAGAACTATATACGTCATTGGATCTGCACATTCTATTTTTATCAGTTTGTTAATTTGAGTAGTGAACATATCAAGTTCAACAATGTCTGGACTTGAAATAATCAAAAACAACAATGGTTTAATACATATGTATACTATTTGAAAAAGTGAATGACCTACAATACATattttgaaaacaaacacatattaaAAATTACTTTATATGAACAGTTTTATAACATGCCCCCCACCTACACCCTAAAAagtgtttagtttagttcagtaTTTTGTAGAAAAGGACTAGGTTCCCACAGAGGAAAATTGGTTGTATTGAATAATCATTGTG from Periophthalmus magnuspinnatus isolate fPerMag1 chromosome 14, fPerMag1.2.pri, whole genome shotgun sequence encodes the following:
- the arhgap31 gene encoding rho GTPase-activating protein 31 translates to MRNKASKQKSKKKAIDNVFGCDLIEHLQSTGQDVPQVLKKCAEFIEKHGIVDGIYRLSGITSNIQRLRQEFCSEACPDLTKEVYLQDIHCVGSLCKLYFRELPNPLLTYELYTKFTEAVSVPGDHEKLAGIQMVIKELPHAHFRTLEYLTKHLTRLATLSSKTNMHTRNLALVWAPNLLRSKDIEVSSGNGDMAFQEVRVQQSVIEFILNHTEQIFNGVSLQMKPKEGLMCGEKYATLPISGTSGPMKLMSLEEAQARSLSPNHPVHKERQRENSLPDPTTAQLYHTVIDLDSKRKYSGKSKKWKSIFNLGRSVESKGKLSRNGSVFIRAQGITEKAKGRKSRSMESLCSLPTEDDRAGGRVPVGPGSLFAPDVKSRTLGSDSLFDLSEDEPTWEIKGIRASGATAGWNTHIDQDSPLGTSLPAQRTLPEQLKVFKGEDMRGFKPTSPKSRRTLYSSHSSSSRPSFPGSFFPLESSPRHQRRALNISEPFAVSVPLRVSAVISSNSTPCRTLAKKIPEPSISGKSSTVTPQESKRQEETEKINREEGSSIQSEDSRNDGSHRSQRSESEDSFSGSAGQRAPSCGEDLHIQSTPKKLEIVSSVGKGVLADITPELKISEPEIKLLDETFKPVFGTQKSFDCLKLTPDVKSKRSQSSPSLTLLCKEMSSLSALNHQKTGSESAKKQPSESDLLFSLRKDFDVVVGGSTENIQQSKINNGTEKPNQPPPKITAVNNSVTENPPPLCQDDITNHKSLEIPAVPPPKNNSLSQESLRKNLVLELDSVPRLSVCVEERRSILELEDEDGHTEELDLVEPWDDLNSAQQWVTSPLHSPDVEELFKQLSTTSWSEGVAKVSEESNSSSVQSDINKFSTKPILTKSFSGNIPPATKPEAKWMYVPTPIGNTAQAHKSHCLNKHKNTASCQRFHRQMSHDAAALDKKEENTTSRHRPYSLNLDLRHRCIRDISNQQNLGSSEFCPKGIQPGIVHNCLSELDLFLNDNEAPLRRNSAPVSVSSVRTAFMIKTCQAKAVPVVPPKVQYSQIPHSRLEKDTVNEEDKECAKEKSNALPPPVMSELKEELENKEPKPVKAAHVEKTVEPAVELPVIRRRNAPSLEVFVDAPRPNKSNLLQRSSFRNRQRPQSLILLSPPFPIMDYPSSGDDGKLSSIKSLNDTSAESYRATEQVQNKMTIPKSGQRLETSTSCFYQPQRRSMIFDSRSHRQIE